One Streptomyces sp. NBC_01237 genomic region harbors:
- a CDS encoding MarR family winged helix-turn-helix transcriptional regulator, with translation MSDTTEQPGLHEPSLDEQIAAYQREFRDLDLQVEQVVSALGRLNRRMNVAYGRQLAALGISNAEWEVLKTLVLAGTPYRLGPGELAKRLGLTPAAMTHRIDRMAGEGLVTRDRDENNRVRVIVELTDEGRTKWLEAMRMASDFEEDLLQDLSGDERGVLGEMLIRLLRRVEHAQPDAGGRLTDLD, from the coding sequence ATGTCTGACACCACCGAGCAGCCCGGCCTCCACGAGCCGAGCCTCGACGAGCAGATCGCCGCCTACCAGCGCGAGTTCCGCGACCTGGACCTCCAGGTCGAACAGGTCGTCTCGGCCCTCGGCCGCCTCAACCGGCGCATGAACGTCGCGTACGGGAGACAGCTCGCCGCCCTCGGCATCAGCAACGCCGAGTGGGAGGTCCTCAAAACCCTCGTCCTGGCCGGCACCCCCTACCGGCTGGGCCCCGGTGAACTCGCGAAGCGCCTCGGTCTCACCCCGGCGGCCATGACCCACCGGATCGACCGCATGGCCGGCGAGGGCCTGGTCACCAGGGACAGGGACGAGAACAACCGCGTCCGCGTCATCGTCGAACTGACCGATGAGGGTCGTACGAAGTGGCTCGAGGCGATGCGCATGGCGAGCGACTTCGAGGAGGACCTTCTCCAGGACCTCTCCGGCGACGAGCGCGGAGTCCTCGGCGAGATGCTGATCAGGCTGCTGCGCCGCGTGGAGCACGCCCAGCCGGACGCGGGCGGCCGGCTCACCGACCTGGACTGA